The Microbacterium luteum nucleotide sequence GATTGGCCTACTGGCAGACCGACTTCGCCGTCGGCGTCGACAACGACCCCTCGGTGTACTACCGGCCCGACGCGAGCACCGCGGCGGTCTACCTCAACGCCCTGCTGTACCGGGAGTTCCTCGCCTTCGGTTACCTGCTCGAGCAGACCGGTGACCTCGACTCCGCGAACCGTTGGCGTGGCCGTGCGAGCGACCTCGCGGACGCCCTGCACCGCCACGCCTGGGATGAGCGCGACGGCACGTTCTACAGCGTCGATCTCACCCTTCGGCCGATCGACGCCGACGACTGGCTCCATCGCGGAGCTCCGCGGCACTGGTCTTCCCTTCCGCTGCGAATCGACAACTGGTCGAGTTTCCTGCCGATGTGGGCGGGCATCGCCACCGCCGAACAGGCCGCCCGCATGGTCGAGCGCTACCGCGACGACCGCACCTTCCGCGCCCCCTACGGCATCCGCACGCTCTCGCGGTTGGAGAAGATGTACGACCTGCGCGCCTCGAACAACCCCTCCAACTGGCTGGGCCCCGTATGGGGCATCAGCAACTACCTCACCTTCCGCGGCCTCGTGCGGTACCGCTACCTCGACGACGCCCGCGAGCTCGCGGAGAAGACGGTGCGCCTGTTCGGCCAGGATCTTGACGCCAACGGATCACTCCACGAGTACTACAACCCCGATAACGGCGACCCGATCATCACGCACGGATTCCAGAACTGGAACTTCCTCGTCCTCAACATGATCGCTTTCCTCGAGGGCCGTCGCGCCGTCGCAGAGTTCTGAGCGCAGCGCGGCATGCGAACATATTGTGACGTTTCAGTAACACGGCCCCGCGACGTTGACAGCCCGCCGAACAGTGACCTAGCATCATATTGAAACGTCTCAAAGACGATGTCACCTTTCAAGGAGGAAACGTGTCCACAGCAACGCGCCGGGGTACCCGAACCCCGCTGAGAAGCCTCGCTGCCGTCGCCGGCGTCAGTGCCCTCATCCTCACCGGCTGCGCGGCCGGTGACAACGGCGGAGGGGAAGCGAGCAACCCCGAAACGCTCGAGTTCCTGAAGAACGCCGAGAACACCACCACCGAGCCGGTGCTGCAGGCCCTCGCCGACGGCGGCGTGTGCGCCGACGCCAACGAGGCCGCCCCGCTCGAGATCAACTCCATCCCCCAGGCCGAGCTCGACGCCCAGGTGCAGCTGCTCGCCACCCAGGACAGCCTGCCGCCGATGTTCTCGGCCGGCGGAAACCCCGCGGAGGGTCAGAAGCTCTGGGACGCCGGCTACCTCGTCGACTTCGACGAGGCCCTCACCGAGCTGGGTGTGCGGGACAAGATCGCCGAGGGAGCGGTCTCGACCATCGAGAAGCTTTACGGCGGGGCCTTCAACTTCCTGCCCTTCCAGTACAACATCGAGGGCATCTGGTACAACAAGGCCGTCTTCGAAGAGAACGGCTGGGAGATCCCCGAGACCTGGGACGACCTGCTCGCCGTATCCGCCGAAGCGGCTGCCGCCGGCTACACCCCCCTCGCCGCCTCGGGCGAGCAGGGCTGGCCGCTGACCCGCCTCATCAGCGGGTACATCTTCCGCGATCTCGGCCCCGACGCGATGCAGAAGGTCGCCGACGGAGACGCCAAGCTCACCGACCCCGAGTACGTCGCCGCCGCCCAGGCCGTCGCCGACCTCGGAGCCGACGGCT carries:
- a CDS encoding MGH1-like glycoside hydrolase domain-containing protein, with product MRSRTPRHGETTMLERWIPLLTDYIHAHASEMTREPGGVLQHPYIVPSSPHSPLYSDALWDWDSWTISIALGQVEVDTDRVGHYFEYERGAIVNFLEHSDEDGVMPIQLSPKGSLTHGDAGREGGFRQNMHKPVLAQHAAMLSQRTGSAEWARPHLSAITRFLERYVESHVHTETGLAYWQTDFAVGVDNDPSVYYRPDASTAAVYLNALLYREFLAFGYLLEQTGDLDSANRWRGRASDLADALHRHAWDERDGTFYSVDLTLRPIDADDWLHRGAPRHWSSLPLRIDNWSSFLPMWAGIATAEQAARMVERYRDDRTFRAPYGIRTLSRLEKMYDLRASNNPSNWLGPVWGISNYLTFRGLVRYRYLDDARELAEKTVRLFGQDLDANGSLHEYYNPDNGDPIITHGFQNWNFLVLNMIAFLEGRRAVAEF
- a CDS encoding ABC transporter substrate-binding protein, producing MSTATRRGTRTPLRSLAAVAGVSALILTGCAAGDNGGGEASNPETLEFLKNAENTTTEPVLQALADGGVCADANEAAPLEINSIPQAELDAQVQLLATQDSLPPMFSAGGNPAEGQKLWDAGYLVDFDEALTELGVRDKIAEGAVSTIEKLYGGAFNFLPFQYNIEGIWYNKAVFEENGWEIPETWDDLLAVSAEAAAAGYTPLAASGEQGWPLTRLISGYIFRDLGPDAMQKVADGDAKLTDPEYVAAAQAVADLGADGYFGDNVASLDYDAATNEFLTGNAAMMYMGSWLLGNINGEGNAIGADNVGFFPFPTVSGGAGSIEEYPSNVGLPATFNASTYSADNSVGAWLECIASGYGDEALKQGQITGFIADEEVELPAISQEIADTISTATDSVLWFEALFNAKASNVSSTNAALLVTGQLSADEFMNLVQTALDEG